One window from the genome of Gemmatimonadaceae bacterium encodes:
- a CDS encoding glycosyltransferase family 39 protein, with translation MKLLLGLSRDATTIWRSSLFAVRLVALVMASVAFSGVLFITEPAGPGFEPASASYLGAAESLVSGHGFRVPMAPWNSADSTSSLTHYPPGFSMAIAGPTALGLPAAQAARLVEALSAFIAMAALLAIVGDAAGAGAATLLGLALLVMPATVDVHLSVLSEPLFLACMAFTLATMVAAPDQPLAAGLSAAAALLVRFSGIAAVVAAVLWALTRRGAPRDRVRRSVLAAAPALLLMLAWLVAAHGAGAHVVRRLGVYGDWERSISGGARTLTTWLAPTAHAVPGAGWVALLVAAGVAAMFVVGTRRAYRLWRLLPADIPLHSSTNVPQLIAARVLGASAVLGGCYALVLLAARLFADGGMTFDGRLLAPLIVLVAVAFSVAAATWWRSARRAARAGLLVALVAWGGGSLAASWRHAHDALAHGTDLANDAWRESLILDWARADGGSHPLYTNWPAVSYLYLGRPARGLPQSADPQTLRAFGDTLAAHGGVVLAFLAPNPAYVSPDSLASALGLRVVATFPDGGVLGPAPR, from the coding sequence GTGAAGCTGCTTCTGGGTCTCAGCCGCGACGCGACGACGATTTGGCGAAGCTCGCTGTTTGCCGTGCGCCTGGTGGCGCTGGTGATGGCGAGCGTGGCGTTTTCCGGAGTGCTCTTCATCACGGAGCCGGCCGGTCCGGGGTTTGAACCGGCGTCGGCGTCGTATCTCGGCGCGGCGGAATCGCTGGTGTCGGGCCACGGGTTCCGGGTGCCGATGGCGCCGTGGAATTCGGCCGACAGCACGTCGTCGCTGACGCACTATCCACCGGGATTCTCGATGGCCATCGCGGGACCGACGGCGCTCGGGCTGCCGGCGGCGCAGGCGGCGCGGCTGGTGGAGGCGCTGTCGGCGTTCATCGCCATGGCGGCGCTGCTGGCGATCGTGGGCGACGCGGCGGGGGCGGGGGCGGCGACGCTGCTGGGCCTGGCGCTGCTCGTGATGCCGGCCACGGTGGATGTGCACCTCTCGGTGCTGAGCGAGCCGCTGTTTCTGGCGTGCATGGCATTCACGCTGGCCACGATGGTGGCGGCCCCGGACCAGCCGCTGGCAGCGGGACTGAGCGCGGCAGCGGCGCTACTGGTGCGCTTCAGCGGCATCGCGGCCGTGGTGGCCGCGGTGTTGTGGGCGCTCACTCGGCGCGGTGCGCCGCGCGATCGCGTGCGGCGCTCCGTGCTCGCGGCGGCGCCGGCGCTGCTGCTCATGCTCGCCTGGCTGGTGGCCGCCCATGGCGCCGGCGCTCACGTGGTGCGCCGGCTCGGAGTGTACGGCGACTGGGAACGCTCGATATCCGGCGGCGCCCGGACGCTCACCACGTGGCTCGCGCCCACGGCGCACGCGGTGCCCGGGGCAGGCTGGGTAGCGCTGCTCGTGGCGGCCGGCGTGGCGGCGATGTTCGTGGTGGGCACGCGCCGCGCGTACCGGCTGTGGCGCCTGCTGCCCGCCGACATTCCCCTGCACAGTTCCACGAACGTTCCGCAACTCATCGCCGCGCGCGTGTTGGGCGCGTCGGCGGTGCTCGGGGGATGCTACGCGCTGGTGCTGCTGGCGGCGCGGCTGTTCGCCGACGGGGGCATGACGTTCGACGGGCGGCTGCTCGCTCCGCTGATCGTGCTCGTGGCCGTGGCATTCTCGGTGGCGGCGGCTACCTGGTGGCGCTCGGCGCGCCGCGCGGCGCGCGCCGGACTGCTCGTGGCGCTGGTTGCCTGGGGCGGCGGGTCGCTGGCGGCATCGTGGCGCCATGCGCACGACGCGTTGGCGCACGGCACGGACCTGGCCAACGATGCGTGGCGCGAGTCGCTGATCCTCGACTGGGCGCGCGCCGACGGCGGATCGCACCCGCTATACACCAACTGGCCGGCGGTGTCGTACCTCTATCTCGGACGGCCGGCGCGGGGGTTGCCGCAGTCGGCGGATCCGCAGACGCTGCGTGCGTTCGGCGACACGCTGGCGGCGCATGGCGGCGTCGTGCTCGCTTTTCTGGCGCCGAATCCCGCGTACGTGTCGCCCGACAGTCTCGCGTCGGCACTCGGCTTGCGGGTGGTGGCGACGTTTCCCGACGGCGGAGTGCTGGGGCCCGCGCCGCGCTGA
- a CDS encoding 4a-hydroxytetrahydrobiopterin dehydratase has product MPAKLSDLEIQRALGGLLGWARRGDVLTKTFSFPRFGDGIAFVAKVAVIADAMDHHPDIDIRYTKVCFALSTHSAGGITQLDLDLAARIEKTHAG; this is encoded by the coding sequence ATGCCTGCGAAGCTGTCCGATCTCGAGATCCAGCGCGCGCTGGGTGGGTTGCTGGGCTGGGCGCGGCGCGGCGACGTGCTCACCAAGACGTTCAGCTTCCCGCGATTCGGCGACGGGATCGCGTTCGTGGCCAAGGTAGCGGTCATCGCCGACGCGATGGATCACCACCCCGACATCGACATCCGCTACACCAAGGTGTGTTTCGCGCTGTCCACGCATTCGGCCGGCGGCATCACGCAGCTGGATCTGGATCTGGCGGCCAGGATCGAGAAGACGCACGCGGGGTAG
- a CDS encoding radical SAM protein: MAQQLSLFPDGLTRRRALPVIGEQKDIRYHATRAREILNGPGTTGLDGFWSINPYVGCAFGCAYCYARYAHRYALERALAADPGDEALHETARTLPPWLAFERAILVKRNAADVLQRTLWYGADRYRDLARGHRIVIGTATDPYQPAERRFRITRGLLEVLAHHADLHVVIITKSPLVTRDTDLLARLARRSSVEVHVSLITVDRELARRIEPRAPTPEARLRAVARLHAAGVRVRVNAMPVLPGITDDPAQLEALVARVAAAGADAMVVGSLSLHATARQRYLPFIAREFPALAARYRATFARGHAMGPRYRRGLAACARELCARYGLTFGNDETAEAADQTPSRAARRSQYPASEISTSSARPSAPCSDA, from the coding sequence ATGGCCCAACAACTGTCGCTGTTTCCCGATGGCCTCACGCGCCGGCGCGCGCTCCCCGTCATCGGCGAGCAGAAGGACATCCGCTATCACGCCACGCGGGCCCGCGAGATTCTCAACGGCCCCGGCACCACCGGACTCGACGGCTTCTGGTCCATCAACCCGTACGTCGGATGCGCATTCGGCTGCGCGTACTGCTATGCGCGCTACGCGCATCGCTACGCCCTCGAGCGGGCGTTGGCCGCCGACCCCGGCGACGAGGCGCTGCACGAGACGGCGCGGACGCTCCCGCCCTGGCTCGCCTTCGAGCGCGCCATCCTCGTCAAGCGCAACGCGGCCGACGTGCTGCAGCGCACGCTCTGGTACGGCGCCGATCGCTATCGCGATCTTGCGCGCGGGCACCGCATCGTCATCGGGACGGCCACCGATCCCTATCAGCCCGCGGAGCGGCGCTTCCGCATCACGCGCGGATTGCTCGAGGTGCTGGCCCACCACGCCGATCTCCACGTGGTGATCATCACCAAGAGCCCGCTCGTCACCCGCGACACCGATCTCCTGGCGCGGCTCGCGCGCCGGTCGTCGGTCGAGGTCCACGTGTCGCTGATCACGGTCGATCGCGAACTGGCGCGCCGCATCGAGCCGCGCGCGCCCACGCCCGAGGCTCGGCTGCGCGCCGTCGCCCGCCTGCACGCGGCGGGGGTGCGCGTGCGCGTGAACGCGATGCCGGTGCTGCCGGGCATCACCGACGATCCCGCGCAACTCGAGGCGCTGGTGGCGCGCGTGGCCGCGGCGGGCGCCGACGCGATGGTCGTCGGTTCGCTCTCCCTCCACGCCACGGCGCGCCAGCGCTACCTGCCCTTCATCGCGCGTGAATTTCCCGCCCTCGCCGCGCGCTACCGCGCCACCTTCGCGCGCGGCCACGCCATGGGGCCGAGGTATCGCCGCGGGCTGGCCGCGTGCGCACGGGAGTTGTGTGCCCGGTATGGGCTGACGTTCGGGAACGACGAGACCGCCGAGGCGGCGGATCAGACGCCGTCGCGCGCCGCGCGCCGCTCCCAGTACCCCGCGTCGGAGATCAGCACCTCGAGCGCGCGCCCCTCGGCGCCCTGCTCCGACGCGTAA